A stretch of Oreochromis aureus strain Israel breed Guangdong linkage group 11, ZZ_aureus, whole genome shotgun sequence DNA encodes these proteins:
- the LOC116329476 gene encoding transmembrane protein 158 codes for MLNNSSTLLLALTAVAALLPRCQGWSDEDLLLPPINSSNRFLANLEVDVRFSKRSVEESDASPDASSMQSLSQCNVSVQRLLPTSLVARWDSSFGFQCDVIIYTTNNHGRAFFAASFNRVISPVVIEHLGVTGGQQELRLCVGCGMSRYRRFGQGRSRGQQTGDQVTFCCVDFSLDELKGDKSWRLNRKPIESTLVACFMTLVIIVWSVAALIWPVPIIAGFLPNGMEQRRPR; via the coding sequence ATGCTGAACAACTCTTCGACTCTCCTGCTGGCTCTGACCGCGGTGGCCGCACTTCTCCCGCGATGTCAAGGCTGGAGCGACGAGGACCTCCTCCTGCCGCCCATCAACTCCTCCAACAGGTTCCTGGCGAACCTGGAGGTGGACGTGCGCTTCTCCAAAAGGTCTGTGGAGGAGAGCGACGCCTCGCCCGACGCCTCCTCCATGCAGAGTCTGTCCCAGTGCAACGTGAGCGTCCAGAGACTCCTGCCCACGTCGCTGGTGGCCCGCTGGGACAGCAGCTTCGGCTTCCAGTGTGATGTTATCATctacaccaccaacaaccacgGCAGGGCTTTTTTCGCCGCGTCTTTCAACAGGGTGATCTCGCCCGTTGTCATCGAGCACCTCGGGGTCACCGGGGGTCAGCAGGAGTTGCGCTTGTGCGTGGGCTGCGGGATGTCCCGGTACCGGAGGTTCGGTCAGGGTAGGTCGAGGGGCCAGCAGACCGGGGATCAAGTCACTTTCTGCTGCGTGGATTTCAGCCTCGACGAGCTGAAGGGGGACAAAAGTTGGAGGCTGAACAGAAAACCCATCGAGTCGACACTTGTGGCTTGTTTTATGACTCTGGTTATCATTGTGTGGAGTGTTGCTGCTCTCATATGGCCAGTGCCGATCATTGCAGGATTTCTGCCTAATGGGATGGAGCAGAGGAGACCGAGATAA